One stretch of Cohnella algarum DNA includes these proteins:
- a CDS encoding GntR family transcriptional regulator, with product MSPPTLETRAYQELRRRIIAAEYLPGTLLSENDLAEQLQMSRTPIRAAISLLVTEGFVESFRGRGVMVKEISFREYAEMIEVLISMQLYVINTAERRGLTFDLQALGSHLERQIEAKEANDVPGYYESFLLFVETIIRTIHNQHMLGVLEQTRGRFLFKIISYRKQFPQHKPSKSLESNRKAYEALVRGDLEAAKAAILEIYTVTYESLIMNGII from the coding sequence ATGTCTCCCCCAACATTGGAAACAAGGGCCTATCAGGAACTTCGCCGGAGAATCATCGCGGCGGAATATTTGCCCGGCACGCTGCTCTCGGAAAACGATCTTGCCGAGCAGCTGCAAATGAGCCGGACGCCGATCAGGGCGGCGATTTCTTTGCTCGTGACGGAAGGGTTCGTCGAATCGTTTCGCGGGCGCGGGGTTATGGTCAAGGAAATTTCGTTTCGCGAATATGCGGAAATGATCGAAGTGCTCATTTCGATGCAGCTTTACGTCATCAACACGGCGGAAAGACGCGGGTTGACGTTCGACCTGCAGGCGCTCGGCAGCCATCTCGAGCGTCAAATCGAGGCGAAGGAAGCCAACGACGTCCCCGGCTATTACGAAAGCTTTCTGCTGTTTGTCGAAACGATCATTCGAACGATTCACAATCAGCACATGCTGGGCGTGCTCGAGCAGACGAGAGGCCGATTTTTATTCAAAATCATTTCCTATCGCAAGCAATTCCCGCAGCATAAGCCGAGCAAATCGCTGGAATCGAACCGGAAAGCGTACGAGGCGCTTGTCAGGGGAGATCTGGAAGCGGCCAAAGCGGCGATTTTGGAAATTTATACGGTGACTTATGAAAGTTTGATTATGAACGGAATTATATAA
- a CDS encoding YjfB family protein — protein sequence MDVGALSISLSQSALKQSVGIQVLAMAKNQAEIQGQMFVQMASQSLDPNLGGKLDIKV from the coding sequence ATGGACGTTGGAGCTCTATCGATCTCGTTAAGTCAATCCGCGCTCAAGCAATCGGTGGGGATCCAAGTGCTGGCGATGGCGAAAAACCAGGCGGAAATCCAGGGCCAAATGTTCGTGCAAATGGCGAGCCAAAGCCTCGATCCGAATTTGGGCGGCAAGCTGGATATTAAAGTCTGA
- a CDS encoding H-type small acid-soluble spore protein, with protein MNTQRASEIAASPIMANVTLDGTPVYIQHVDEDTEMARVFPLDHPERELSVPVGELAEQPAEE; from the coding sequence ATGAACACGCAGCGCGCATCGGAAATCGCCGCATCGCCGATCATGGCGAATGTGACGCTCGACGGAACTCCGGTTTACATCCAGCATGTCGACGAGGACACCGAAATGGCCCGCGTGTTCCCGCTGGACCATCCGGAGCGGGAATTGAGCGTGCCGGTCGGCGAGCTGGCGGAACAGCCGGCGGAGGAATAG
- the glnA gene encoding type I glutamate--ammonia ligase yields the protein MSYTREDILRIAKEENVRFIRLQFTDLMGIIKNVEIPVSQLEKALDNKMMFDGSSIEGYVRIEESDMYLYPDLSTWVVFPWVTEDKVARLICDVYMPDGTPFAGDPRGILKRVLEEAAEMGFTAMNVGPEPEFFLFQTDEKGNPTTELNDQGGYFDLAPTDLGENCRRDIVLTLEEMGFEIEASHHEVAPGQHEIDFKYADAIRAADQIQTFKLVVKTIARQHGLHATFMPKPLFGINGSGMHCHQSLFTGSENAFYDENDKLGLSTVARQYMAGILHHARGLAVITNPTINSYKRLVPGYEAPCYVAWSASNRSPMIRIPASRGLSTRVEVRNPDPAANPYLALAVMLKAGLDGIKRKLPLPAPVDRNIYVMTDEERIDAGIPSLPVDLHEALNELMRDEVICDALGDHALSYFYELKAIEWDMYRTQIHQWERDQYLMTY from the coding sequence ATGAGCTACACGCGCGAGGATATTTTGCGGATTGCCAAAGAAGAGAACGTTCGATTCATCCGCTTGCAATTTACCGATTTGATGGGAATTATCAAAAACGTCGAAATTCCCGTCAGCCAATTGGAGAAGGCGCTCGACAACAAGATGATGTTCGACGGCTCTTCGATCGAAGGCTATGTAAGAATCGAAGAGTCCGACATGTATTTGTACCCGGACCTGAGCACATGGGTCGTATTCCCTTGGGTGACGGAAGACAAAGTCGCCCGCCTTATTTGCGACGTATACATGCCGGACGGCACGCCGTTCGCGGGCGATCCGCGCGGCATTTTGAAACGGGTGCTGGAGGAAGCCGCCGAGATGGGCTTCACCGCGATGAACGTCGGCCCGGAGCCGGAATTTTTCCTGTTCCAGACCGACGAGAAAGGCAATCCGACGACCGAATTGAACGACCAGGGCGGTTATTTCGACCTCGCGCCGACCGATCTCGGCGAGAACTGCCGCCGCGATATCGTGCTGACGCTGGAGGAAATGGGCTTCGAGATCGAAGCTTCGCACCACGAGGTCGCCCCGGGCCAACACGAAATCGATTTTAAATACGCGGACGCGATCCGTGCGGCCGACCAGATCCAGACGTTCAAGTTAGTGGTCAAAACGATCGCGCGCCAGCACGGCCTGCATGCGACGTTCATGCCCAAGCCGTTATTCGGAATCAACGGTTCCGGCATGCACTGCCATCAATCGCTGTTTACCGGCAGCGAGAACGCGTTCTATGACGAAAACGACAAGCTGGGCCTGAGCACCGTCGCGCGCCAATACATGGCGGGCATCTTGCACCATGCTCGCGGACTGGCCGTCATTACGAATCCGACGATCAATTCGTACAAGCGCCTCGTTCCCGGATACGAAGCGCCGTGCTATGTCGCCTGGTCGGCGAGCAACCGCAGCCCGATGATCCGGATTCCGGCTTCCCGCGGACTCAGCACGCGCGTCGAGGTCCGCAATCCCGATCCGGCCGCCAACCCGTATTTGGCCCTGGCGGTCATGCTGAAGGCGGGCCTGGACGGCATCAAGCGGAAGCTGCCCCTTCCGGCGCCGGTCGACCGCAACATTTACGTTATGACCGACGAAGAGCGGATCGACGCCGGCATTCCAAGCCTCCCGGTCGACCTGCACGAAGCGCTGAACGAGCTGATGCGCGACGAAGTCATCTGCGACGCTCTCGGCGACCACGCGTTGAGCTATTTCTACGAGCTGAAAGCGATCGAATGGGACATGTACCGGACCCAAATTCACCAGTGGGAGCGGGACCAATATTTGATGACGTATTGA
- a CDS encoding MerR family transcriptional regulator has product MAGDEIRRNMALFPIGIVMKLTDLTARQIRYYEQHELIQPARTAGNQRMFSFNDVERLLEIKALIEKGVNIAGIKQVMIPVGEDSDDRTIINEQTEVKRRELSDSQLHRMLKQQLMQGKRPGQVSLIQGELSRFFKNK; this is encoded by the coding sequence ATGGCTGGGGACGAGATACGCAGGAATATGGCGCTGTTTCCGATCGGCATCGTCATGAAGCTGACGGACCTGACGGCCCGGCAAATCCGGTACTACGAACAACATGAATTGATTCAACCGGCCCGGACGGCAGGCAACCAACGAATGTTTTCTTTTAACGATGTCGAACGTCTGCTGGAAATCAAAGCGCTAATCGAGAAAGGCGTCAATATCGCCGGAATCAAGCAAGTGATGATCCCGGTAGGGGAAGACAGCGACGACAGAACGATCATAAACGAGCAAACCGAAGTCAAGCGGCGCGAGCTGTCGGATTCGCAGCTGCACCGCATGCTGAAGCAGCAGCTGATGCAGGGCAAGCGCCCGGGGCAGGTGTCGCTCATTCAGGGCGAGCTGTCGCGTTTTTTCAAGAACAAGTAA
- a CDS encoding aminotransferase class I/II-fold pyridoxal phosphate-dependent enzyme codes for MAQWNGQWDSLEKSAEENAAGKLKEIDEIAQRNQWKVIRAFQRNKVSDFHFASSTGYGYNDRGRELLDEVYAEAFGAEAALVRPHFVSGTHTIGIALFGVVRPQDEIVFVTGKPYDTLHKVIGKPGDGTGSLADWGVRSVVAPLREDGSVDWDAVRASVTERTKVFAIQRSRGYDWRPSFTVAEIGEMVRQLKAIKPDAIVFVDNCYGEFTEDKEPPEVGVDLIAGSLIKNPGGGLAASGGYIAGRRELVELAAYRLTAPGIGGEVGAMLGTTRSIFQGLYMAPLLVSQAVKGSVFAAAVFESLGFETHPAWNDNRTDLIQAIRFTSAEHLIAFVQAIQKSAAVDAHVVPEPWDMPGYEHPVIMAAGTFVQGGSLELSADAPIREPYIAFMQGGLTYAHVKLAVHQALSDLRERGLL; via the coding sequence ATGGCACAATGGAACGGGCAATGGGACAGCCTGGAGAAGTCGGCGGAAGAGAATGCCGCGGGGAAATTGAAGGAAATCGACGAAATCGCCCAGCGCAATCAGTGGAAGGTCATTCGGGCGTTTCAACGGAACAAGGTGAGCGATTTTCATTTCGCATCGTCGACCGGGTACGGATATAACGACCGGGGGAGGGAATTGCTGGACGAAGTATACGCCGAGGCGTTCGGAGCGGAAGCCGCCCTCGTTCGCCCTCATTTCGTATCGGGAACCCATACGATCGGCATCGCCCTGTTCGGCGTTGTGCGTCCGCAGGACGAAATCGTGTTCGTGACGGGCAAGCCGTACGACACCCTCCACAAAGTGATCGGAAAGCCCGGGGACGGCACCGGCTCCCTTGCGGACTGGGGCGTCCGCTCGGTCGTCGCTCCGCTTCGGGAGGACGGGAGCGTGGATTGGGATGCCGTTCGCGCGTCCGTGACGGAGCGCACGAAAGTGTTCGCCATTCAGCGCTCGCGCGGCTACGATTGGCGGCCTTCCTTCACCGTCGCCGAGATCGGCGAGATGGTTCGGCAGTTGAAAGCGATCAAGCCGGACGCGATCGTCTTCGTCGACAATTGCTACGGCGAATTTACGGAGGACAAGGAACCGCCCGAAGTCGGCGTCGATCTGATCGCCGGATCGCTGATCAAAAACCCTGGAGGCGGACTTGCGGCAAGCGGCGGCTACATCGCCGGACGGCGCGAGCTGGTCGAGCTGGCGGCTTACCGGTTGACCGCGCCCGGAATCGGGGGCGAAGTCGGCGCGATGCTCGGAACGACGCGATCGATTTTTCAAGGGTTGTACATGGCGCCGCTGCTCGTCAGCCAGGCGGTAAAGGGCAGCGTGTTCGCGGCGGCCGTGTTCGAATCGCTCGGGTTTGAGACGCATCCCGCCTGGAACGACAATCGGACCGACCTGATCCAGGCGATCCGCTTTACGTCCGCCGAGCATTTGATCGCATTCGTTCAGGCCATTCAGAAATCCGCGGCCGTGGATGCCCACGTCGTTCCCGAACCGTGGGACATGCCCGGATACGAGCACCCGGTCATTATGGCGGCCGGCACGTTCGTGCAGGGGGGCAGCCTTGAGCTTTCGGCGGACGCGCCGATCCGCGAACCTTACATTGCGTTTATGCAGGGCGGCCTAACGTACGCCCATGTCAAGCTGGCGGTCCATCAAGCGTTATCGGACTTGCGGGAACGCGGACTGCTCTGA
- the hflX gene encoding GTPase HflX: MKPSTYETGAGRRERALLVSLVTDASARSGSDPEQSLAELVNLAETAGVEVSGTMMQYRDVPDSKWFVGKGKAEEIKRRIAEENIDTAIFDQELTGAQVRNLEDALDAKIIDRTQLILDIFAGRAKTREGILQVELAQLTYLLPRLSGHGKNLSRLGGGIGTRGPGETKLETDRRHIRNRIGELKRQLQEVTAHRELHRERRKKAGVVQIALVGYTNAGKSTLLRQLTNADVLAEDKLFATLDPTTRTLRLPGGKEVLLTDTVGFIQNLPHDLVAAFRATLEEANEADLLLHVVDASSPMRDRQREVVEQVLAELGAAAKPTLLVYNKIDAVSASDFPLLSGGGDALRISAMNRRDLDRLLLKLEDALPGDRCVLRIPASRGDLAALAYRVGDVKEQRTEDDWLLLDIRLNHADMVKWGRPLEPFRVDNVEKETNENPVEPGSD, encoded by the coding sequence ATGAAGCCGAGTACATATGAAACGGGCGCCGGAAGGCGGGAGCGGGCGCTGCTCGTCAGCCTGGTCACCGACGCCAGCGCTAGAAGCGGCTCCGATCCGGAGCAATCGCTTGCGGAATTGGTGAACTTGGCCGAAACCGCGGGCGTCGAAGTGTCCGGAACGATGATGCAATACCGCGACGTTCCCGACTCGAAATGGTTCGTCGGCAAGGGCAAGGCGGAGGAAATCAAGCGCCGGATCGCCGAGGAGAACATCGATACGGCGATATTCGATCAGGAGCTGACGGGCGCGCAGGTTCGCAATCTCGAGGATGCGCTGGATGCCAAGATCATCGACAGGACGCAGCTCATCCTCGATATTTTCGCCGGGCGGGCGAAGACGCGCGAGGGCATTTTGCAGGTGGAGCTGGCGCAGCTGACGTATTTGCTTCCGAGGCTTTCCGGCCACGGGAAAAATTTGTCACGGCTCGGCGGCGGCATCGGCACGCGCGGACCCGGCGAAACGAAGCTGGAGACGGACCGGCGGCATATCCGCAACCGGATCGGCGAGCTGAAACGCCAACTGCAAGAGGTGACCGCGCACCGCGAACTGCATCGGGAAAGAAGGAAAAAAGCCGGCGTCGTGCAGATCGCGCTCGTCGGCTATACGAACGCCGGCAAATCGACGCTGCTCCGGCAGTTGACGAACGCCGACGTGCTGGCCGAGGACAAGCTGTTCGCGACGCTCGATCCGACGACGCGGACGCTGCGGCTCCCCGGCGGCAAAGAAGTGCTGCTGACCGATACGGTCGGTTTTATCCAGAATCTGCCCCACGATCTCGTCGCGGCGTTCCGGGCCACGCTGGAGGAAGCGAACGAAGCGGATTTGCTTCTTCATGTGGTTGACGCTTCATCGCCGATGCGGGACCGGCAGCGCGAAGTGGTGGAGCAGGTGCTCGCCGAATTGGGGGCGGCGGCAAAGCCGACTCTGCTCGTTTACAATAAAATCGACGCCGTATCGGCGAGCGATTTTCCGCTGCTGAGCGGCGGGGGCGACGCGCTTCGCATCAGCGCAATGAATCGGCGGGATTTGGACAGGCTGCTGCTGAAGCTGGAAGACGCGCTGCCCGGCGACCGGTGCGTGTTGCGGATTCCCGCGTCGCGCGGCGACTTGGCGGCGCTTGCCTACCGGGTCGGCGACGTGAAGGAGCAGCGGACGGAAGACGATTGGCTGCTGCTCGACATTCGGCTGAATCATGCCGATATGGTAAAGTGGGGGCGCCCGTTGGAACCTTTTCGAGTGGACAACGTAGAAAAAGAGACGAACGAAAACCCGGTCGAACCCGGTTCGGACTAA
- a CDS encoding AAA family ATPase has translation MNTRAETSEIRHSAAARPSRQINVVLRKHDSLEPASALGAEAARALPTSGPWLEFQRELDAMVGLDSVKELVYEIYALLQIAQFRVDAGLQNPAHVYHMIFKGNPGTGKTTVARLLAKLFQGMGLLTKGHLVEVERADLVGEYIGHTAQKTRDLVKKSLGGVLFVDEAYSLARGGEKDFGKEAIDTLVKAMEDYKNQFILILAGYTMEIDMFLMTNPGLPSRFPIRIEFPDYSIDQLVQIAEGMAKQRDYAWMPQTLFKLRQLMAAEKQESPYHFSNARFVRNMLERAIRNQAVRLLNQYPNGSPGRQELLSLRPEDLRAEP, from the coding sequence TTGAATACGAGAGCAGAAACGTCCGAAATTCGGCATTCGGCCGCAGCAAGGCCGTCCCGGCAAATCAACGTCGTCCTGCGAAAGCACGATTCGCTTGAGCCGGCAAGCGCGTTGGGGGCGGAAGCCGCGCGGGCGCTGCCGACCAGCGGACCGTGGCTGGAGTTTCAGAGAGAACTTGATGCGATGGTCGGCCTGGACAGCGTCAAAGAGCTCGTCTACGAAATTTACGCCCTGCTGCAAATCGCGCAATTTCGCGTGGACGCGGGGCTGCAAAATCCGGCCCACGTGTACCACATGATTTTCAAAGGAAACCCCGGCACGGGGAAAACGACGGTGGCGAGACTGCTCGCCAAGCTGTTTCAAGGGATGGGCCTGCTGACCAAAGGCCATCTGGTCGAGGTCGAACGCGCGGATCTGGTGGGCGAGTATATCGGCCACACCGCGCAGAAGACGCGCGACTTGGTCAAGAAGTCGCTAGGAGGCGTGCTGTTCGTCGACGAGGCGTACAGCCTGGCGCGCGGCGGGGAGAAAGACTTCGGCAAGGAAGCGATCGATACGCTCGTGAAGGCGATGGAGGATTACAAAAATCAATTTATTCTCATTTTGGCCGGGTATACGATGGAGATCGACATGTTTCTGATGACGAATCCGGGCTTGCCGTCGCGGTTCCCGATTCGGATCGAGTTTCCGGATTACTCCATCGATCAGCTCGTGCAAATCGCGGAAGGCATGGCCAAGCAGCGAGATTACGCCTGGATGCCGCAAACGCTGTTCAAGCTGAGACAGCTGATGGCCGCGGAAAAGCAGGAGTCGCCCTATCATTTCAGCAACGCGCGTTTCGTGCGCAATATGCTGGAGCGGGCGATCCGCAATCAGGCCGTTCGGCTGCTGAACCAATATCCGAACGGCTCGCCCGGCCGTCAGGAGCTGCTGTCGCTAAGGCCCGAGGATTTGCGCGCGGAGCCTTGA